Within the Streptomyces sp. R41 genome, the region GACCCGCACCGGGCGCCGGGTCGGCACCGCGGCGGTGGTGTGCCGGGCCGGGTCGTCCAGCAGGAAGGCCAGGCCCAGGCCGAAGGCGAGCGCGGCGGCCCGCAGGAGACTGAGACAGAGCCACGCGTCGGGCGGGGACGACAGCAGTCGCGGGGTCCCGGCGAGCAGCAGCCCCAGGGCACTGCCCGCCGCGAGGGCCCGCCGGGGCAGGGTCCGGGACACCGGGCGCAGCAGGGCCCGGATCACGCGAGCGGTCACTGCTGGCACCTCTTCGCGTCCTCGGCGCCCGCGCCCGCCGCCGGCACTCCCAGCAGCTGGGCCACCCGAGCCGTCGACGTCTTCGCGGAGGTGAGTTCCGCCCAGTGGGCCCGCACCTTGGGGATGACGCTGTAGCGGGGCTTGTGCAGCAACTCCCGTACGATCCTGGTCTGTTCGGCGCTCAGATAGACCGGGTTCGTGGGCGCGAGCGAGACCCCGGAGCCCTTGACGCTGTCGTCGAGGCGGATGTGCCGGAACACGGTCATCGGGTCGGACTCCGAGGCCAGCGCCAGCCACATGATGGTCACCGCGCGGGCGTCGCATCCTTCGCCACTGGACTCCTCGTCGCCGGCCACCAGGACCGAGGCCACGCCGACCGCGAACTCCGGGATCCGGTTGCCGCCCCACCGCGTGCCGACGGTCACCACGCCCGGCGTGCCGGCCGGGTCGAGCGCGGCGGCGCCCTCCAGTCCGTAGCGGGAGTCGACCCGCTGCCGTACGGTCAGCCGCTCGCCCCGGGCGGCGCCGCCCGCGAGGGACTGGACGCGGGCGACGACCTCGGCCCAGTCGGCGGTGCGGCCGGTCCACTCGGGGTAGGCGCAGTACGTCGACGTGCCGTGCGCGACGCACGACTGCACCTTCTCCGGCGTGGCGGAGGCCTTCGCGCGGGCCGCGATCAGACCGGCCGAGTCGCCCGGGGACTGCCCGGCTACGCCGGCGGCCGTGGCGGCGAGGGCGAGGGCGGTCACCGCCTTGATGACGCGCGTACGACCGCCGCCGACCAGGACCGCGACGCAGAGCAGGAACACCACGAGCCCCGCCAGATACAGCGCGTGCCAGGCGGCCGGGCGGCCCAGCAGGTCGGAGGGGAACGGGTCGGCCCCCTCCTCCGAGACGGCCGGGGACAGCCAGCGCACCCAGTGCGCGTCGCCCGAGGCATTGGCCGCGAGGATCGTGACGACATAGGCGCCGATCACGAAGAGCGGTGCGCCGAAGGCGGAGCGGATCAGCCGTGCGAGCAGGACGCCGAGGGTGCCGGACAGAAGGATCGCCAGCGGGCCCACGGCCAGTTCGGCGGGCGAGCCGTGGCCGACCGCGCCCGGCTTCAGCGCCGCCCAGGTGAACTGGAGGGCGACGACGAGGGCCGTGCCGGCGGCGAAGGGCACGACGGACAGCGCGTGCGCCACCGTACGCCGCCACGGCTCCATGACCAGCACGTCGAAGTGCCGGTCGGTGCCCTGCCTGCGGGAACGCAGCACGGCGCGGTTGACGCAGACGAACAGCGCGATGCCGAGGAGTAGCGGGCCGGTCTGGGTGGACCGGTCGACGTCCTGGAGGACCGGGTAGTCGTCCATGCCTTCGCGGCCGTTGAACGTCGTCCAGCCGGTGTAGCCGACGTACAGCACGAGGAAGACGAACACCGGTATCTGCAGCAGCAGTTCGCGTGCCTCGAAGCGGGCGAGGGCGAGGACGGCGGCCGTCCTCGATCCCTGTCCTCGAGCAGGCGGCTCCACCCCCGTGGGAGCCGCCTGCTCGACCGTGCCGGTGGTGGTGCCGCTCATGCCGCCACCTCCGCGGGCTCGCCGTCGAGGGTGAGCAAGTAGCCGTCCTCCAGGGTCGGTTCGAGAAGGTCGGCACCCTCGGGCGGGTCGCCGACGTTGCGGAAGGAGCCCGTGCCCGTACGCCATCCGGCTCGCGCGCCCGGGTCGCGTTCCGTGCTGCTCCACACCCGGCCCGCCGCCCGCGCGGTCAGCTCGGCGGGCGTGCCCTCGAAGCGGACGCTTCCGCGGGCCATGACGATCACGCGGTGGCAGAGCATCGCGACGTCCTCGGTCTGGTGGGTGGAGAGCAGAACCGTCCGCCCTTCACCGGCCTGGGCGATCAGCTCCCGAAAGCGCATGCGCTGTTCGGGGTCGAGGCCGACGGTCGGCTCGTCGAGGACGAGGAAACCGGGGTCGCCGACGAGCGCGGCGGCCAGCGCGACCCGCTGGCGCATACCGCCGGACAGCCTCTTGATGCGCTTGCTCCGTACGTCGGACAGGTCGACGGCGTCGAGCACGCGCCGCACCTCCCGGTGCCGGGCGCCGCGGTCCGTCAGCTCCTTCAGGATCGCCACGTAGTCGACGAACTCGAAGGCCGAGAAGTCCTGGTGGAACCCCGGCGTCTGCGGCAGATAACCCAGAGCGCGCCGCACGTCGAGGCGGCCGGCCGTCGTGCTCGGGTCGTGCCCGAGCACCGTGAAGGCCCCCCGGTCGGCGGGCACGGCGGTGGCGAGCACCCGCAACAGGGTGGTCTTTCCGGCCCCGTTGGGCCCGAGCAGCCCGGTGACGCCCTCGGTCAGCCGCAGCGAGACGTCGTCGAGGGCGACGGTCCCGCCGTAGCGGAGGGTCAGGCCGGATGCGGAGACGGTGGGGGTCATACGTACGGCACTCCTGTCGGAGAAGATCGAAGACGTGGGCAGAGGCGCGGCGCCGCTGTCATGGAGGTGGGCAGAGTCGGCGGTCACGCGGCACCCCTGTGGGAGGTGGGGGCGGTCACGCGGCTCCTCTGTCGGAGGGCGGTCACGCGGCACCCCTGCCCGAGAAGTGGGCGAAAGACATCCGCGACGCGTCGAAGCGGTCCCGTACGAGATAGAGCAGCCCGGTGGCGAGCGCCGCGACCGCCCCGGCGACGCCCTGTCCGGCCGCCGTGAACGGCGCGAGCGTGCCGCCCGTCTCGGTCGTCGACTGCGCCGCCACCAGCAGGCCGATCCACGCGCCGCCGACCAGCGAGGGCGCGAGCACCGGACCCAGCCGGGCGCTCAGCGCGAGCCCGGTGCCGGTGAGGGCGAGCGCGGGCAGCAGCCAGGCCAGTGCGCGCAGCCCGTACGACGGCAGTGCGAGGGTCGCGAGGCCGTTCAGACCCAGGCCGATAGCCAGTACGGCGACCGTGCGGATCATCAGCAGCCGGAACCCGTGCATCGGTGACACGACGGCCATCTCGTACGTCGGGTCGAGCGTGGGCCCGTACGACAGCGCGACCCCGGCGAGCGGGAGCAGCGGAGCGAGGGCCAGGAACAGCGAGGGCGAGGTCGCGGACTGCACCGCGTTGGCCACCAGCACGGTCATCACCAGCACGGCGGCGACCGCGCCCAGCCAGGAGCGGCGCAGCACGGGCGTGGCCGCGAGCAGCCGCGCGGTGTGGTCGGCGACGCCGACCCGCACCAGCAGCGACTCGAGCCTCCCCGGCCGCGGCGCGTCCAGCTCGGCGTCGAGCCGCTCCCACCCGGCGTCCAGCGCGGCAGGGTCGCTCACCGCGGCGAGCGCCTCCCGGCACTGGGCACACGAGGCGAGGTGGGTGTCGGCGGACCAGAGCCGGGGGGGCGTCAACTCGCCCAGCGCGTAGGCCCGGAGATCGGCTTCGTCCACATGCCACCGGCCATCGGGGGCGGTCGGCGGACCAGCGGTCTTCGCCCCCTCCGTCGCTGCCCGTCCCGTCCTCGGGGGCTCAGCCCCCGAACCCCCGCTCCTCAAACGCCGGAGGGGCTGAAATTTGCCGCTCATGCCAGTGCCTCCCGCAACTGCTTGCGTGCACGCAGTGCGCGCGTCTTGACCGTGCCCGGGGGTATGCCGAGCAGGACGGCCGCTTCCCGGGTGCTGAGCCCGTCGATCACCGTGGCCTGGAGGACCGCGCGCAGTTCGGGCGAGAGCCGGGTCAGCGCGCCCGCCAGGTCTCCGTGCTCGACCCCGGCCAGCACGCGCTCCTCGGCGGAGTCCTCGTCCCGGTGCCGGAGGCGGGCCAGTGCCTGCCGGAGCCGGCCGCGCGCGCCGTCACCGCGCAGGGTGTCGATCAGTCGTCGCGAGCCGATGCGCCACAGCCAGCCGGCCGCGTCGCCCTCCTCGCGGTAGCGGGCCGTGCCGCGCCACACGGCGAGGAAGGTCTCCTGCACGACATCGTCGACGACTCCGGCGTCGGCGCACCGGCCGCGCAGCCGTGCGGTCAGCCACGGCGCGTACCGCCGGTACAGCTCCTCGAAGGCGCGACGGTCCCCGTCCGCCGCGATGGCCCGCAGCAGCTCCCCGTCGCTTCTCGTTTCCCTCACAACCCCTCATCGGACGAGCCCCGCCGATCGGTTCACGCATCGGCCCACAAAATCTCGGTCTTGACTGCGGCCACCATCTTGCACCACCCTTTCACTACTCAATTAGTGAAAGGGTGGTTGTCCGAGTGGTCGAGTACCGCATCGACCGGCGCAGCGGCGTCGCCACCTACGTCCAGATCGTCCAGCAGACGAAGCAAGCTCTTCGCCTGGGCCTCCTTGAACCGGGCGACAAGCTCCCCACGGCCCGCGAGGTCGTGGAAGCCACCGCCATCAATCCGAACACCGTCCTGAAGGCCTACCGCGAGCTGGAGCGGGAGGGCCTGGTCGAGGCCAGACGCGGCCTCGGCACCTTCGTACGGAAGTCGCTGGGCACCGCCCCGGCCGACTCGCCGCTGCGCGCCGAACTGGACGCGTGGGCGGTCAGGGCCCGCGAGACCGGGCTCCAGCGCGACGACGTGGCGGCGCTCTTCACCGCCGTACTCGATGAACAGTTCAGCAAGGGAGACCACGAATGACCGAGACCGCCATGGCGGCGGACGCGCTGGGCAAGCGGTTCGGGCGGCGCGGAGGATGGGCCCTGCGCGAGTGCACCTTCCGGCTCCCGGTGGGGCGCGTCTGCGCCGTCGTCGGACCCAACGGCGCGGGCAAGTCGACTCTGCTGGCCCACGCGGCCGCACTGCTCGCGCCCACCGAGGGCTCCCTGACGGTGCTCGGCACCCACCCGGCCGGCGCCCGCGAACGCATCGCGTACGTCGCGCAGAGCAAGCCGCTGTACCCGCAGCTCAGCGTCGCCGACACGCTGCTCCTGGGCCGGGAGCTCAACCCCGCCCGCTGGGACGCCTCCGTCGCCGAGCGGATCGTGGCGGCCGGCGACCTCGACCCGAAGGCCAGGGTCCGCTCCCTCTCCGGCGGCCAGCGCACCCGTGTCGCGCTCGCCCTCGCACTCGGCAAGCGGCCCGAACTCCTGCTCCTGGACGAGCCGATGGCCGACCTCGACCCGCTCGCCCGCCACGAACTGATGGGCCTGCTGATGGCCGAGGCGGCGCAGTACGGCACCACGGTCGTGATGTCCTCGCACGTGGTCGCCGAGCTGGA harbors:
- a CDS encoding ABC transporter ATP-binding protein gives rise to the protein MTPTVSASGLTLRYGGTVALDDVSLRLTEGVTGLLGPNGAGKTTLLRVLATAVPADRGAFTVLGHDPSTTAGRLDVRRALGYLPQTPGFHQDFSAFEFVDYVAILKELTDRGARHREVRRVLDAVDLSDVRSKRIKRLSGGMRQRVALAAALVGDPGFLVLDEPTVGLDPEQRMRFRELIAQAGEGRTVLLSTHQTEDVAMLCHRVIVMARGSVRFEGTPAELTARAAGRVWSSTERDPGARAGWRTGTGSFRNVGDPPEGADLLEPTLEDGYLLTLDGEPAEVAA
- a CDS encoding ABC transporter ATP-binding protein yields the protein MTETAMAADALGKRFGRRGGWALRECTFRLPVGRVCAVVGPNGAGKSTLLAHAAALLAPTEGSLTVLGTHPAGARERIAYVAQSKPLYPQLSVADTLLLGRELNPARWDASVAERIVAAGDLDPKARVRSLSGGQRTRVALALALGKRPELLLLDEPMADLDPLARHELMGLLMAEAAQYGTTVVMSSHVVAELEGSCDHLLLIGGGRVRLAGDLDDLLAAHTLTTGPVRDLDPHTVVESRTTGRQLTALIRPRGPLPTDGSATAPSLEELLLAHLRNPDAPALILDPARTPAQEPTA
- a CDS encoding ABC transporter permease, which translates into the protein MSGTTTGTVEQAAPTGVEPPARGQGSRTAAVLALARFEARELLLQIPVFVFLVLYVGYTGWTTFNGREGMDDYPVLQDVDRSTQTGPLLLGIALFVCVNRAVLRSRRQGTDRHFDVLVMEPWRRTVAHALSVVPFAAGTALVVALQFTWAALKPGAVGHGSPAELAVGPLAILLSGTLGVLLARLIRSAFGAPLFVIGAYVVTILAANASGDAHWVRWLSPAVSEEGADPFPSDLLGRPAAWHALYLAGLVVFLLCVAVLVGGGRTRVIKAVTALALAATAAGVAGQSPGDSAGLIAARAKASATPEKVQSCVAHGTSTYCAYPEWTGRTADWAEVVARVQSLAGGAARGERLTVRQRVDSRYGLEGAAALDPAGTPGVVTVGTRWGGNRIPEFAVGVASVLVAGDEESSGEGCDARAVTIMWLALASESDPMTVFRHIRLDDSVKGSGVSLAPTNPVYLSAEQTRIVRELLHKPRYSVIPKVRAHWAELTSAKTSTARVAQLLGVPAAGAGAEDAKRCQQ
- a CDS encoding GntR family transcriptional regulator, giving the protein MVEYRIDRRSGVATYVQIVQQTKQALRLGLLEPGDKLPTAREVVEATAINPNTVLKAYRELEREGLVEARRGLGTFVRKSLGTAPADSPLRAELDAWAVRARETGLQRDDVAALFTAVLDEQFSKGDHE
- a CDS encoding zf-HC2 domain-containing protein produces the protein MDEADLRAYALGELTPPRLWSADTHLASCAQCREALAAVSDPAALDAGWERLDAELDAPRPGRLESLLVRVGVADHTARLLAATPVLRRSWLGAVAAVLVMTVLVANAVQSATSPSLFLALAPLLPLAGVALSYGPTLDPTYEMAVVSPMHGFRLLMIRTVAVLAIGLGLNGLATLALPSYGLRALAWLLPALALTGTGLALSARLGPVLAPSLVGGAWIGLLVAAQSTTETGGTLAPFTAAGQGVAGAVAALATGLLYLVRDRFDASRMSFAHFSGRGAA
- a CDS encoding RNA polymerase sigma factor yields the protein MRETRSDGELLRAIAADGDRRAFEELYRRYAPWLTARLRGRCADAGVVDDVVQETFLAVWRGTARYREEGDAAGWLWRIGSRRLIDTLRGDGARGRLRQALARLRHRDEDSAEERVLAGVEHGDLAGALTRLSPELRAVLQATVIDGLSTREAAVLLGIPPGTVKTRALRARKQLREALA